The Aureispira anguillae genome contains a region encoding:
- a CDS encoding lectin-like domain-containing protein has translation MKRNFYLSVILLTSFFLAGNQRINAQYCASNATNTADSKIDNVLLIGETVTINQNSAGPCETYTDYTGLSPADLMVGNNYSVVIDLSTCGGDYSKSASVYIDLNGDNDFDDLGEDMGNTGTTSPTATLSVDFTIGGPCTVTPVLGTTRMRIVLSESTPSNCGTYSYGETEDYSVSIIANPSPPSVEQFHLIGDAVRTSTLCTQLTSAANGELGMAWDVANRLDFSAAFTYDFIVNLGSDDGGADGLMFIIQNDPNLQCVVPSGGWGAGNISNSLSIEIDTYLNTEDRDDGIPGVLCSLGPDPDHLDIWLDGNVNPSGSCGTSPGARIIPAAIPLLDGGVDYNIENGLDHTFRLSWAPGSPGTITATLMDATATITYGVVTYSFDPMTVFGTTTPMYGISGTTGGLNNAQSFCIPAILLGEKITAFDARLNSDNVVDITWSILNEDSGVSFVVEKSANSILFKELVTIAGEGGSQKESHYATIDPNPSIGVTYYRLKQISTDGRILYSEIRAVERKKVEGNDILVYPNPVRNEVTVALENGSARTIRLRNQLGQLLTVPTVNLGNKTRLDLSDLDAGIYLLDVGVNGFSNKLFKIIKQ, from the coding sequence ATGAAACGAAACTTTTACTTAAGTGTAATACTTTTAACCTCTTTCTTTCTAGCAGGCAATCAGAGAATAAATGCACAGTATTGTGCGTCTAATGCTACCAATACTGCGGATTCAAAAATTGACAATGTCCTACTCATTGGCGAAACCGTAACAATTAACCAAAATTCTGCGGGGCCTTGTGAGACCTATACAGACTATACTGGTTTGTCACCAGCAGATCTTATGGTAGGCAATAATTATAGTGTTGTTATTGACCTTAGTACTTGCGGGGGAGACTATTCAAAGTCGGCTTCTGTCTATATTGATCTTAATGGAGACAACGATTTTGATGATTTGGGAGAAGATATGGGAAATACGGGGACAACGAGTCCTACAGCAACACTTAGTGTAGATTTTACAATAGGAGGACCTTGTACCGTGACTCCTGTATTGGGTACTACCCGTATGCGAATTGTATTATCAGAGAGCACGCCAAGTAATTGCGGAACCTACTCTTATGGCGAAACAGAGGATTATTCGGTTTCAATTATAGCTAATCCTAGTCCTCCTTCTGTTGAGCAATTTCATTTAATTGGTGATGCTGTGCGGACTAGTACATTGTGTACGCAATTGACTTCGGCAGCAAATGGCGAATTAGGAATGGCTTGGGATGTTGCCAATCGGTTAGATTTTTCGGCAGCATTTACTTATGATTTTATCGTTAATTTGGGAAGCGATGACGGTGGTGCTGATGGGCTAATGTTCATTATTCAAAATGACCCTAACTTACAGTGTGTGGTTCCTAGTGGTGGTTGGGGAGCTGGCAATATTTCTAATTCATTGAGCATAGAAATTGATACTTATCTGAATACGGAAGATAGAGATGATGGTATACCTGGAGTACTTTGTTCTCTTGGTCCAGATCCTGATCATTTGGATATTTGGTTGGATGGAAACGTCAATCCTTCTGGCTCTTGTGGTACGAGCCCTGGTGCTAGAATTATTCCAGCAGCTATTCCGCTTCTAGATGGAGGTGTAGATTATAATATTGAGAATGGTTTGGATCATACATTTAGACTATCGTGGGCACCAGGTAGCCCTGGGACAATTACTGCTACATTAATGGATGCTACCGCTACCATTACCTATGGTGTTGTTACTTATAGTTTTGATCCTATGACGGTCTTTGGTACAACTACTCCTATGTACGGAATTTCTGGTACAACAGGAGGCTTGAACAATGCCCAGTCATTTTGTATTCCTGCTATTCTTTTAGGAGAAAAAATTACAGCATTTGATGCTAGACTTAATTCAGATAATGTTGTGGATATAACTTGGTCGATCTTGAATGAAGATAGTGGAGTTTCTTTTGTGGTAGAAAAAAGCGCCAATAGCATTTTGTTTAAGGAACTTGTGACCATAGCTGGTGAAGGAGGCAGTCAGAAAGAGAGTCACTATGCTACAATTGATCCTAATCCATCTATTGGAGTTACTTATTACCGCTTAAAGCAGATTAGTACGGATGGTCGTATTTTATATTCTGAAATTAGAGCCGTAGAGCGAAAAAAAGTAGAGGGAAATGATATTCTGGTCTATCCTAATCCAGTTCGAAATGAAGTAACAGTAGCCTTAGAAAATGGAAGTGCTAGAACAATTCGATTGCGCAATCAATTGGGACAACTGCTAACGGTGCCTACGGTAAACCTAGGGAATAAAACTAGGCTGGATTTGTCAGACCTAGACGCAGGAATTTACTTATTAGATGTAGGCGTAAATGGATTTTCTAATAAGTTATTTAAAATCATTAAGCAATAA
- the aroQ gene encoding type II 3-dehydroquinate dehydratase — MKILIINGPNLNLLGKREPEIYGNTSFQDFYLELQVEFPQIELQYYQSNVEGQLIDKLHEVGFEWDGIVLNAGAYTHTSLALADAIAGITTPVIEVHISNVFAREKIRHHSFIAPHCIGSISGLGLQSYKLALRYWLDCVH, encoded by the coding sequence ATGAAAATATTAATTATCAATGGCCCTAACTTGAATTTATTGGGCAAACGAGAGCCTGAAATTTATGGCAACACATCTTTTCAAGATTTCTACTTAGAACTGCAAGTTGAATTTCCTCAAATAGAGTTGCAATATTATCAAAGTAATGTAGAAGGGCAGCTAATTGATAAATTACATGAGGTTGGTTTTGAATGGGATGGAATTGTATTAAATGCGGGAGCTTATACACACACCTCTTTGGCTTTGGCAGACGCAATTGCAGGGATTACTACTCCTGTTATAGAGGTACATATATCCAATGTTTTTGCGAGAGAAAAAATTCGCCATCATTCTTTTATTGCTCCTCATTGTATTGGAAGTATTTCGGGGTTGGGTTTACAAAGTTATAAATTGGCTTTGCGTTATTGGCTTGATTGCGTCCATTGA
- a CDS encoding metallophosphoesterase family protein, translated as MKIELSHSPKGRQFVIGDVHGCFLTLSALIQQINLQQEDQLIFLGDVINKGNDSRKVLDYLMQLELEYELYCIKGNHEHNLLTAYSCGMDFFEDFLHAYHADDLMDGDLYAYLDFCAKMAYYIETPTHIFSHLGFSPSIPYPISDTRAYFHNQNIEISTTAIQSKKQVHGHLTVALKTIQEAVNGEQTIINIDGGCCYKKIEGLGHLCALEITHNTLYVQKNLEKEIRPIAQPIDLIL; from the coding sequence ATGAAAATAGAGTTATCCCATTCCCCAAAGGGAAGGCAATTTGTTATTGGCGATGTTCACGGTTGTTTTTTAACTTTATCTGCTCTGATTCAACAAATCAACTTGCAGCAAGAAGATCAATTAATCTTCTTAGGAGATGTGATTAATAAAGGGAATGATAGCAGAAAAGTCTTAGATTATCTAATGCAATTGGAATTAGAGTATGAATTGTACTGCATTAAGGGAAATCACGAACATAATTTATTGACAGCTTACAGTTGTGGAATGGATTTTTTTGAAGATTTTTTGCATGCTTATCATGCTGATGATCTTATGGACGGTGATTTATATGCTTATTTAGATTTTTGTGCTAAAATGGCTTATTATATAGAGACTCCAACACATATTTTTTCCCATCTTGGATTTAGCCCCTCTATACCTTATCCTATTAGTGATACGAGGGCTTATTTTCACAATCAAAACATTGAAATATCAACGACAGCTATCCAATCAAAAAAGCAAGTGCATGGGCATCTTACGGTTGCTCTAAAAACAATTCAGGAAGCCGTAAATGGAGAACAAACGATTATTAATATTGATGGAGGTTGTTGCTACAAAAAAATAGAAGGGTTAGGGCATCTTTGTGCATTAGAAATCACTCATAACACTTTATATGTACAAAAAAATTTAGAAAAAGAGATTAGACCAATCGCTCAACCTATCGATCTTATTCTTTAG
- a CDS encoding NifU family protein produces the protein MSLEKEKILQRVEQALTTLRPHLETDGGDIEIVELTDDMVLRFRWLGNCETCSMSTMTMKGGVEHTVKSFVPEIKAVEAVNGLFFSMED, from the coding sequence ATGAGTTTAGAAAAAGAAAAAATATTACAAAGAGTGGAGCAGGCACTTACTACGTTGCGCCCTCATTTAGAAACCGATGGAGGTGATATTGAAATTGTAGAGTTGACAGATGATATGGTGCTTAGGTTTAGATGGCTGGGGAATTGTGAGACTTGCTCTATGAGTACGATGACAATGAAAGGAGGAGTAGAGCATACCGTTAAGTCTTTTGTTCCCGAAATCAAAGCCGTGGAAGCTGTCAATGGTCTTTTTTTTAGCATGGAAGACTAA
- a CDS encoding Mrp/NBP35 family ATP-binding protein, giving the protein MELDKQQIIEALRSVKDPETGQDIITVRMVENLQVKGNDISFTIIVPSIKSPIKNQLTFACIAAVNEVYPNAEVHIHSKPREGGGSNQPQSPVPHIKNIIAVASGKGGVGKSTVAVNLALSLKEMGASVGLMDVDLYGPSIPTMLGMQGKRPRIQDVHGKPKMVPIEKYGIPTISIGYMIEPQQAVVLRGPRLGGIVKQFFQECMWPKLDFLILDLPPGTGDIHLTLVQTVPVTGIVMVTTPQEVAYTDAIKGMNMFRLENINVPILGVVENMAWFTPKELPNNKYYIFGQGGGKRLAKEANTMLLGQVPIVQGIREGGDTGVPAAVGNEPIAKEAFMKVAQNVLRQVAVRNEMLEQTKVVKTT; this is encoded by the coding sequence ATGGAATTAGATAAACAACAAATAATAGAAGCATTACGTAGTGTTAAGGATCCTGAAACAGGGCAGGACATCATTACGGTGCGTATGGTTGAAAATTTACAAGTGAAGGGCAATGATATTAGTTTTACCATAATTGTCCCTTCGATAAAATCTCCAATAAAAAACCAATTGACATTTGCTTGTATTGCTGCTGTCAATGAGGTTTATCCTAATGCAGAGGTGCATATTCATTCCAAGCCTAGAGAAGGGGGGGGGAGCAATCAGCCCCAAAGTCCTGTTCCTCATATTAAGAATATTATAGCTGTAGCATCGGGAAAAGGAGGGGTAGGAAAATCTACGGTAGCGGTTAACTTGGCACTCTCCTTAAAAGAAATGGGGGCAAGCGTAGGCTTGATGGATGTAGATTTGTATGGTCCTTCTATTCCTACTATGTTGGGAATGCAAGGCAAACGCCCTCGTATTCAAGATGTTCACGGGAAGCCCAAGATGGTGCCCATTGAGAAATATGGAATCCCAACTATTTCTATTGGTTATATGATAGAACCTCAGCAGGCTGTTGTTTTACGAGGTCCCCGTTTAGGAGGAATTGTCAAGCAGTTCTTTCAGGAATGTATGTGGCCTAAGTTGGATTTTTTAATTCTTGATTTGCCTCCAGGGACAGGAGATATTCATCTGACTTTGGTGCAAACGGTTCCCGTTACAGGAATCGTGATGGTAACAACACCTCAGGAAGTGGCCTATACCGATGCGATTAAGGGGATGAATATGTTTAGATTAGAAAATATTAATGTTCCGATCTTGGGCGTAGTCGAAAATATGGCTTGGTTTACCCCCAAAGAACTACCCAATAACAAATACTATATTTTTGGACAAGGAGGAGGAAAACGCTTGGCAAAAGAGGCCAATACCATGTTGTTGGGGCAGGTGCCTATTGTTCAGGGAATTCGAGAAGGAGGAGATACTGGTGTACCTGCTGCTGTAGGGAACGAACCCATTGCCAAAGAAGCATTCATGAAAGTAGCTCAAAACGTGTTGCGTCAAGTTGCAGTACGAAATGAAATGCTAGAACAAACAAAAGTAGTAAAGACTACTTAA